The following proteins come from a genomic window of Limnohabitans sp. 103DPR2:
- the soxA gene encoding sulfur oxidation c-type cytochrome SoxA, with product MAFAFLAMVPLVLNAQTLPPAQRSGNAFLSPELRAMQNDATRNPVQLWLEQGRTLWGAVDQPNSCFQCHGDVQNMKAVATRFPKWSPSKQQLINLEDQILDCAQRSGKPMKGLENPDVLALSALLHESSQGMPYQVTATPGDASQWQNALNQGAAQFTTRMGRMNLACTHCHDLSIGKQMRADVISPGHPTGFPIFKMSWQSMGSIDRRLRACFSGVQADVPAPGSQALRQLELFLKMRAQGLPVDGPSLRR from the coding sequence ATGGCCTTTGCGTTTCTTGCCATGGTGCCACTCGTTCTGAATGCACAAACGCTGCCGCCTGCACAGCGCAGTGGCAATGCCTTCTTAAGCCCTGAGTTGCGGGCGATGCAAAACGATGCAACGCGTAACCCGGTTCAATTGTGGTTAGAACAAGGCCGCACCTTATGGGGCGCAGTCGACCAGCCCAACTCGTGTTTTCAATGCCATGGCGATGTTCAAAACATGAAGGCAGTGGCGACGCGCTTTCCAAAATGGTCGCCCTCCAAACAACAGTTGATCAATTTGGAAGATCAAATATTGGATTGTGCGCAGCGCAGTGGCAAACCCATGAAGGGTCTAGAGAATCCAGATGTTTTGGCCTTGAGTGCCCTCTTGCACGAAAGCAGCCAAGGCATGCCCTACCAAGTCACAGCAACGCCGGGCGATGCATCGCAATGGCAAAACGCACTGAACCAAGGCGCCGCGCAATTCACCACGCGCATGGGACGCATGAATTTGGCCTGCACGCATTGTCATGATTTGAGCATTGGCAAACAAATGCGCGCCGACGTGATTTCACCCGGACATCCCACTGGCTTTCCCATTTTCAAAATGAGCTGGCAAAGCATGGGCTCGATTGACCGTCGCCTGCGCGCCTGCTTCTCTGGCGTGCAAGCCGACGTGCCCGCGCCAGGCAGCCAAGCGCTGCGTCAACTGGAGTTGTTTCTCAAAATGCGCGCGCAAGGACTGCCCGTCGATGGGCCTTCCTTGAGACGGTGA
- a CDS encoding class III extradiol dioxygenase family protein: MAKLMGGLATSHIPAIGSAIHKGIQQEPYWKPFFDGYPPVQNWLKNAKPDVVVVFYNDHGLNFFLDKMPTFAVGAAAQYNNADEGWGIPTLPPFQGNTALSWHLINHLVAHDFDVTTCQEMLVDHACTLPLKLFWPDGPCPVQVVPICINTVQFPLPSAKRVYALGKAVGEAIAQWPSDHKVAVVASGGLSHQLDGERAGFINKAFDLEFMDSLVSNPEWATQFNTLQLVEKTGTQGVELLMWLAMRAALSSASGRVREVHRNYHIPISNTATGLMAFSVD; this comes from the coding sequence ATGGCAAAACTCATGGGTGGCTTGGCCACATCTCACATTCCCGCCATTGGCAGCGCTATCCACAAAGGTATTCAGCAAGAACCATATTGGAAGCCTTTTTTCGATGGCTATCCACCGGTGCAAAATTGGCTAAAAAATGCAAAGCCTGACGTGGTGGTGGTGTTCTACAACGACCATGGTTTGAATTTTTTCCTGGACAAAATGCCGACGTTCGCAGTCGGCGCAGCCGCGCAGTACAACAATGCAGACGAAGGCTGGGGCATTCCAACCTTGCCACCATTCCAAGGCAATACGGCCCTGTCATGGCATTTGATCAATCACTTGGTGGCCCATGACTTTGATGTCACCACCTGCCAAGAAATGCTGGTGGACCATGCGTGCACCTTGCCCTTGAAGTTGTTCTGGCCTGATGGTCCTTGCCCTGTTCAAGTGGTGCCCATTTGCATCAACACGGTTCAGTTTCCTTTGCCATCGGCCAAGCGGGTGTATGCGTTGGGCAAAGCTGTCGGTGAAGCCATTGCGCAATGGCCCTCTGATCACAAGGTGGCGGTGGTGGCCTCTGGCGGTTTAAGCCATCAGCTGGACGGCGAGCGAGCTGGCTTCATCAACAAGGCCTTTGATTTGGAGTTCATGGACAGCTTGGTCAGCAATCCCGAATGGGCCACGCAGTTCAATACCTTGCAGCTGGTTGAGAAAACGGGTACTCAGGGCGTGGAACTCTTGATGTGGCTGGCCATGCGTGCCGCGTTAAGCAGCGCTTCGGGCCGGGTTCGTGAAGTGCATCGCAACTACCACATCCCCATCTCCAATACGGCCACAGGTCTGATGGCGTTTTCTGTGGATTGA
- a CDS encoding protocatechuate 4,5-dioxygenase subunit alpha gives MAILGTTPFDGEQAQKGYALNKMCFSFNSADNRKAFVEDPEAYMRSYALNAEQAEAIRSKQVLRLIAAGGNAYYLAKFAGIFGLDMQDIGAQQTGMTKEAFQAKLRAAAND, from the coding sequence ATGGCCATCCTAGGAACCACCCCCTTTGACGGAGAACAAGCCCAAAAGGGCTATGCGCTGAACAAAATGTGCTTTTCTTTCAATTCGGCCGACAACAGAAAAGCCTTTGTAGAAGACCCTGAAGCCTACATGCGCAGCTACGCCCTGAATGCGGAACAGGCCGAGGCCATTCGTTCAAAACAAGTCTTGAGACTCATCGCTGCAGGTGGCAATGCGTATTACTTGGCCAAGTTTGCCGGCATCTTTGGTCTGGACATGCAAGACATTGGTGCGCAACAAACGGGCATGACCAAAGAGGCGTTTCAAGCCAAATTGCGCGCAGCTGCAAACGACTAA
- a CDS encoding thiosulfate oxidation carrier complex protein SoxZ, which yields MSNPILTRLAFAGPLKAGATLEARWSAAHPMDSGFRVDDSGRKIQRNIIHTVKVLLNDQLILEAELGTAMTSPVYLAFPVQVPAGGGLVRVLWLDDSGQAGETVQRLVV from the coding sequence ATGAGCAACCCCATTCTGACCCGATTGGCCTTTGCAGGTCCTCTGAAAGCAGGCGCCACCCTAGAGGCACGCTGGTCTGCCGCACACCCCATGGACTCTGGTTTTCGGGTGGACGACTCAGGCCGCAAAATTCAGCGCAACATCATTCACACCGTCAAAGTGTTGCTCAACGACCAGTTGATCTTGGAAGCAGAGTTGGGCACCGCCATGACCTCGCCTGTGTACTTGGCATTTCCTGTGCAAGTTCCTGCGGGTGGTGGTCTGGTGCGCGTGCTCTGGCTCGATGACTCAGGCCAAGCCGGTGAAACCGTCCAGCGCTTGGTGGTCTGA
- a CDS encoding xanthine dehydrogenase family protein molybdopterin-binding subunit, with translation MNSISNSMAPLSRRRFMLGTSAMAGGGLALGMNIFANQEAMAQATDASPEVGIWVLVKPDDTCVIRIVRSEMGQGTRTGLAQLVAEELECDWRKVTTESPTPGQNLKRKRAWGDMSTGGSRGIRMSHDYVRRGGAVARTMLMQAAANEWSVAVSELTVANSVITHAASGRKTTYGKVAAAAAKLPVPDAKSMVLKDPRTWKIAGKSIRRLDTSDKLNGKKIYGIDVKLDGMLCAAVMDCPVFGGKLVSFDDSKVKSLRGVKSVVRVDATTVAVVADTWWRAKNALAQLPIVWDEGPHAKVNSALIAAHLKEGLTAPGNYAGRKEGDAIAAVANAVKKVEATYSTPFLAHAPMEPMNCTARVTADRAEVWAPTQNAEASLAVLAETSGLPLEKCDVYVTDLGGAFGRKGGQQDYVSQAVKIAKQFPGTPIKMIWSREEDQAHDFYRPLSQCHMTAGLDDKGNLVGLTLRSSGQSINAWVNPSAIKDGKDERQLQGFWKEPGEAQLGYTIPNLLTEYAIRNTHVPVGPWRGVNTNQNGVYMECFIEEVAKAAGKDSLAFRQSLMKNHPKHLQVLNAAAEKGDWGKPLPKGVFRGIAQFMGYGAYSAAVAEVTVSPRGEVKVLRMVLATNAGHFVNPHQVAAQVEGGVAMGLSATFFGECTVENGRIQQTNFDTYPLLRMGQMPKVETVLVPTYDFWGGVGEPTICVVAPAVMNAIFAATGKPVRDLPLKNAGLTFV, from the coding sequence ATGAATTCAATTTCAAATTCAATGGCGCCATTGTCGCGCCGCCGTTTCATGCTGGGAACTTCCGCCATGGCAGGCGGTGGACTGGCCCTGGGTATGAATATTTTTGCAAACCAGGAGGCCATGGCGCAAGCCACTGACGCTTCACCTGAAGTCGGCATTTGGGTCTTGGTCAAACCCGACGACACCTGCGTCATTCGCATTGTTCGCTCCGAAATGGGGCAGGGCACACGCACGGGTTTGGCCCAGTTGGTCGCCGAAGAGCTTGAGTGCGATTGGCGCAAAGTGACCACGGAGTCCCCAACGCCTGGACAAAACTTGAAACGCAAGCGCGCATGGGGTGACATGAGCACTGGTGGCAGTCGCGGCATTCGCATGTCGCATGACTACGTGCGCCGCGGTGGTGCTGTGGCACGAACCATGTTGATGCAAGCCGCTGCCAATGAATGGTCTGTGGCTGTCTCAGAATTGACAGTTGCCAACAGCGTCATCACGCACGCTGCATCGGGTCGAAAAACCACTTACGGCAAAGTGGCTGCTGCTGCGGCCAAGTTGCCCGTGCCCGATGCCAAGTCGATGGTGTTGAAAGATCCTCGAACTTGGAAAATTGCAGGCAAGTCCATTCGCCGTTTGGACACCAGCGACAAACTCAATGGCAAAAAAATCTACGGCATTGACGTCAAGCTTGACGGTATGCTGTGCGCTGCCGTCATGGACTGTCCCGTTTTTGGTGGCAAGTTGGTCAGCTTTGATGACAGCAAAGTCAAATCTTTGCGCGGCGTTAAATCCGTGGTGCGCGTGGATGCCACGACGGTGGCAGTGGTGGCCGATACATGGTGGCGCGCCAAAAATGCGCTGGCCCAGTTGCCCATTGTGTGGGATGAAGGTCCGCATGCCAAAGTCAACAGCGCATTGATTGCCGCCCATTTGAAAGAGGGCCTGACAGCACCAGGCAACTATGCAGGCCGCAAAGAAGGCGATGCCATTGCGGCGGTGGCCAATGCCGTCAAAAAAGTAGAGGCCACGTACAGCACGCCATTCTTAGCGCATGCACCGATGGAGCCGATGAACTGCACAGCGCGCGTCACAGCGGATCGCGCAGAAGTATGGGCACCTACCCAAAATGCAGAAGCCTCTTTGGCCGTGTTGGCAGAGACATCGGGTTTGCCTTTGGAGAAGTGCGATGTCTACGTCACCGATTTGGGTGGCGCATTTGGTCGCAAGGGTGGTCAACAAGATTACGTGTCGCAAGCAGTCAAAATTGCCAAACAATTTCCAGGCACGCCCATCAAAATGATTTGGAGCCGTGAGGAAGATCAAGCACATGACTTCTACCGTCCCTTGTCGCAGTGTCACATGACCGCTGGCTTGGATGACAAAGGCAATTTGGTGGGCCTGACCTTGCGTTCTTCGGGTCAATCCATCAACGCATGGGTCAATCCTTCTGCCATCAAAGATGGCAAAGACGAACGCCAATTGCAGGGCTTCTGGAAAGAACCGGGCGAAGCGCAACTGGGTTACACCATTCCCAACTTGCTCACTGAATACGCCATTCGAAACACCCACGTCCCTGTAGGCCCTTGGCGCGGTGTGAACACCAATCAAAATGGTGTGTACATGGAGTGCTTCATTGAAGAAGTGGCCAAAGCGGCAGGCAAAGATTCACTGGCTTTCCGTCAGTCACTGATGAAAAATCACCCCAAGCATTTGCAGGTCCTGAATGCCGCTGCAGAAAAAGGCGATTGGGGCAAACCTTTGCCAAAAGGCGTATTCCGCGGTATTGCCCAGTTCATGGGCTATGGTGCTTATTCCGCTGCGGTGGCCGAGGTCACCGTCAGTCCTCGCGGTGAAGTCAAAGTTCTGCGCATGGTGCTCGCCACCAATGCGGGTCACTTTGTCAATCCGCACCAAGTGGCTGCACAAGTTGAGGGCGGTGTGGCGATGGGCCTCAGTGCCACATTCTTTGGTGAATGCACGGTTGAGAATGGCCGTATTCAGCAAACCAATTTTGACACTTACCCCTTGCTGCGCATGGGCCAAATGCCCAAGGTCGAAACGGTCTTGGTGCCCACTTACGACTTCTGGGGTGGCGTGGGCGAGCCCACCATTTGCGTGGTGGCACCTGCTGTCATGAACGCTATTTTTGCAGCAACAGGCAAACCCGTTCGTGATTTGCCGCTGAAAAATGCGGGCCTCACATTTGTCTAA
- a CDS encoding thiosulfate oxidation carrier protein SoxY gives MLWAAGAWLLTTQQRASAAPMTELPSEGIELVFPRLADTGNAVPLQANIRAPEGTFLKSLRVILPENPNPLALHLKLHGEPQSYLLNTRLRLAASQSVWVLATFSNGLERANSAPTVITSTACLDDS, from the coding sequence ATGCTGTGGGCCGCCGGCGCATGGCTGCTGACGACGCAGCAGCGGGCATCGGCTGCACCCATGACAGAACTGCCAAGCGAAGGCATTGAATTGGTATTTCCGCGGCTGGCCGATACCGGCAATGCCGTGCCACTGCAAGCCAACATCCGCGCACCCGAAGGTACTTTCTTGAAATCACTGCGTGTGATCTTGCCGGAGAACCCCAACCCTCTGGCCTTGCATCTGAAACTGCACGGTGAACCGCAAAGCTACCTGCTCAACACGCGGCTGCGTCTTGCCGCCAGCCAATCGGTATGGGTCTTGGCGACCTTCAGCAACGGGCTCGAGCGCGCCAACAGCGCACCCACCGTGATTACGTCGACCGCTTGCTTGGACGACTCCTGA
- the soxX gene encoding sulfur oxidation c-type cytochrome SoxX produces MKCFLLCMSVSLSPAMALAEASPARSAGFEIMTSRQTGNCIACHALPGVEGLVSTFGPSLQGVARKWNRAELTQWVKDARQMNPQTLMPPFGATEGLTKANPPRAILSDAQISEVVDTLQSWQ; encoded by the coding sequence ATGAAATGCTTTCTACTTTGCATGTCGGTGAGCCTCAGCCCAGCCATGGCCTTGGCGGAGGCCTCTCCGGCCAGATCCGCTGGCTTTGAGATCATGACCTCGCGACAAACAGGCAATTGCATCGCTTGCCATGCGTTGCCAGGGGTAGAGGGCTTGGTCAGCACCTTCGGCCCTTCTCTCCAAGGTGTGGCACGCAAGTGGAACCGTGCTGAACTGACGCAATGGGTGAAAGATGCCCGGCAGATGAACCCGCAAACCCTCATGCCGCCGTTTGGCGCAACGGAGGGTCTGACAAAAGCTAACCCACCCCGTGCCATCTTGTCCGATGCGCAAATTTCCGAGGTGGTGGATACTTTGCAATCATGGCAATAA